Proteins from a genomic interval of Pseudomonas asplenii:
- a CDS encoding DotU family type VI secretion system protein: MHSNEDPLGQPAPAPNDRTQFMPRPGGRESQAAPRAEPAAALSMPAAPLPIGQSQGLNPLESAAGPLLALLTRLRNTIAHPAPASLRAQLLGYLRQFEERAEAAGMARNEVLLARYALCTALDEAVLSTPWGSTSEWGKQSLLITVHNEAWGGEKVFQLLEHCLQSPRERLYLLELLYLCMCLGFEGRYRVMNDGRSQLEALRERTAATIRSARGEYERELSPRWRGLSVARDRLSQFMPPWVGVAIGLALLLALLFGLRLKLAADAEPVFKNIHALGEIPVQTIDRPVVQPKLVERPRLAGFLAEEIKAGKVAVEDKVDRSVVTIRGDELFASGSASIVDDFQPLMLRIADAIHKVKGQVRVTGHSDNRPIATLRFPSNWALSQARAEQVLQILAAKTGQPERFSAEGRSDTEPLASNATAEGRAKNRRVEITVLAEGVE, encoded by the coding sequence ATGCACTCCAATGAAGATCCGCTGGGTCAGCCTGCCCCGGCCCCCAACGACCGTACCCAGTTCATGCCGCGCCCCGGTGGCCGCGAGTCCCAGGCCGCCCCACGGGCCGAGCCGGCGGCCGCGCTGTCGATGCCGGCCGCGCCGTTGCCGATCGGCCAGTCCCAGGGCCTGAACCCGCTGGAGAGCGCTGCCGGCCCGCTGCTGGCGCTGCTCACGCGGCTGCGCAATACCATTGCCCATCCGGCCCCGGCCAGCCTGCGCGCGCAGTTGCTGGGTTACCTGCGCCAGTTCGAGGAGCGCGCCGAAGCTGCCGGTATGGCGCGCAACGAAGTGTTGCTGGCCCGCTACGCCTTGTGCACTGCCCTCGACGAAGCGGTGCTCAGCACGCCGTGGGGCAGCACCAGCGAGTGGGGCAAGCAGAGCCTGTTGATCACCGTGCACAACGAGGCCTGGGGCGGCGAGAAGGTGTTCCAGTTGCTCGAGCACTGCCTGCAGAGCCCGCGCGAGCGCCTGTACCTGCTGGAGTTGCTGTACCTGTGCATGTGCCTGGGTTTCGAAGGCCGTTATCGGGTGATGAACGACGGTCGCAGTCAGTTGGAAGCGCTGCGTGAGCGCACCGCCGCGACCATCCGCAGTGCCCGTGGCGAATACGAGCGTGAGCTGTCGCCGCGTTGGCGTGGCCTGAGCGTGGCCCGCGACCGCCTGAGCCAGTTCATGCCGCCCTGGGTGGGGGTGGCCATCGGCCTGGCGTTGCTGCTGGCGCTGCTGTTCGGCCTGCGCCTGAAGCTGGCCGCCGATGCCGAGCCGGTGTTCAAGAATATCCATGCCCTGGGCGAGATTCCGGTGCAGACCATCGACCGGCCCGTGGTTCAGCCCAAGCTGGTCGAGCGGCCGCGCCTGGCGGGTTTCCTGGCCGAAGAGATCAAGGCCGGCAAGGTCGCGGTCGAGGACAAGGTCGACCGTTCGGTGGTGACCATCCGGGGCGACGAACTGTTCGCCTCGGGCAGCGCCAGCATCGTTGATGACTTCCAGCCACTGATGCTGCGTATTGCCGACGCCATCCACAAGGTCAAGGGCCAGGTGCGGGTCACCGGGCACAGCGACAACCGTCCGATCGCCACCCTGCGCTTCCCGTCGAACTGGGCGTTGTCCCAGGCGCGGGCCGAGCAGGTGTTGCAGATCCTCGCGGCGAAGACCGGCCAGCCTGAGCGCTTCAGTGCCGAAGGGCGCAGCGATACCGAGCCGTTGGCGTCGAACGCCACGGCCGAGGGCCGGGCGAAGAATCGTCGGGTGGAAATCACAGTCTTGGCGGAGGGAGTCGAGTGA
- the tssJ gene encoding type VI secretion system lipoprotein TssJ — MIHRVLLAAAMALLLNACSKDAAAPAPADEPAADSATAVLNFHAIYGLNPGANGAPAPVRVRIFELKNTANFNRADYFALAERAQATLGADLIDQDEVLVQPGEQLSVERPLNPATRHVGLVVGYREIDQALWRNVLNVPPRQVTDYQISLDVRAVRSAVEGSAP, encoded by the coding sequence ATGATTCACCGAGTTTTACTGGCCGCAGCCATGGCGCTGTTGCTCAACGCATGCAGCAAGGACGCAGCCGCCCCGGCGCCCGCCGACGAGCCCGCGGCCGATAGCGCCACCGCTGTCCTGAACTTTCATGCCATCTACGGCCTCAACCCCGGCGCCAATGGCGCGCCGGCGCCGGTCCGGGTGCGCATTTTCGAGCTTAAGAACACCGCCAACTTCAATCGTGCCGATTATTTCGCCCTGGCCGAACGGGCCCAGGCGACCCTCGGCGCCGACCTGATCGACCAGGACGAAGTGCTGGTCCAGCCTGGCGAGCAACTGAGCGTCGAACGCCCGCTCAATCCCGCGACCCGCCATGTCGGACTGGTGGTGGGCTATCGCGAGATCGACCAGGCGTTGTGGCGCAATGTGCTCAACGTGCCGCCTCGGCAGGTCACCGATTATCAGATCAGCCTCGATGTGCGCGCCGTGCGCAGCGCCGTCGAAGGCTCCGCCCCTTAG
- the tssK gene encoding type VI secretion system baseplate subunit TssK: protein MSWNNRVVWSEGMFIGTQHFQQHDRYLENLIDARSRPLSAGAWGFSELLIDQGLLAQGKLAIVSAKGLLPDGTPFNIPHDDLAPSPLSIEDSLRDGVIYLALPLKRAGARDTVDEGEELGGARYLSQVREVRDDNAPFENRAPVAVGSRALRLLTEGDGLSDYAAIGLVRVKEKRADRALVLDESYIPPVLDVASSKPLAAFRSELLGLLHQRGEALAGRVVASGAGGASEIADFMLLQLVNRAEPLVSHLSQLSPLHPERFYSELVSLAGEFSTFSQSGRRPAEYPQYQHDALALSFAPVMQALREALSMLIDSKATPIPIVEKAYGIHVAMLADRTLIDNASFILVVRADIPSETLRGRFAQQSKIGSVEHIRDLVNLQLPGIGLLPLPVAPRQIPFHAGSTYYELDRGSEHWKQLMHSGGFAFHVAGEFPGLNLAFWAIRG from the coding sequence ATGTCCTGGAACAATCGAGTGGTCTGGTCGGAAGGCATGTTCATCGGAACGCAGCACTTCCAGCAGCATGACCGTTACCTGGAAAACCTGATCGACGCCCGCAGCCGTCCGCTGTCGGCCGGCGCCTGGGGATTCTCCGAACTGTTGATCGACCAGGGCCTGCTGGCCCAGGGCAAGCTGGCTATCGTTTCCGCCAAGGGCCTGCTGCCGGATGGCACGCCGTTCAACATTCCCCATGACGACCTGGCGCCGAGCCCGCTGAGCATCGAGGACAGCCTGCGCGACGGCGTGATCTACCTGGCGTTGCCGCTCAAGCGTGCCGGTGCCCGCGACACCGTGGACGAAGGCGAGGAGCTGGGTGGGGCGCGTTACCTGAGCCAGGTGCGCGAGGTCCGTGACGACAATGCGCCATTCGAGAACCGTGCGCCGGTGGCCGTGGGTTCCCGTGCCCTGCGCCTGCTGACCGAGGGTGACGGCCTGAGCGACTACGCCGCTATCGGCCTGGTACGGGTCAAGGAAAAACGCGCCGACCGCGCCCTGGTGCTGGACGAGAGTTACATCCCTCCAGTGCTCGACGTTGCCTCGAGCAAGCCGCTGGCGGCGTTTCGCAGTGAGTTGCTGGGTCTGTTGCACCAGCGCGGCGAAGCCCTCGCCGGGCGGGTGGTGGCCTCGGGGGCGGGCGGTGCCTCGGAAATCGCCGACTTCATGCTGCTGCAACTGGTCAACCGCGCCGAGCCGCTGGTCAGCCATCTGAGCCAGCTCAGCCCCTTGCACCCGGAGCGCTTCTACAGCGAACTGGTGAGCCTGGCCGGCGAATTTTCGACCTTTTCCCAGAGTGGCCGGCGCCCGGCCGAGTACCCGCAGTACCAGCATGATGCCCTGGCGCTGAGTTTTGCCCCGGTCATGCAGGCGCTGCGCGAGGCGCTGTCGATGCTGATCGACAGCAAGGCGACGCCGATCCCTATCGTGGAAAAGGCCTATGGCATCCATGTGGCCATGCTGGCCGACAGGACGCTGATCGACAACGCCAGCTTCATCCTGGTCGTGCGTGCCGATATCCCCAGCGAGACCCTGCGCGGACGTTTCGCCCAGCAGAGCAAGATCGGTTCGGTGGAACACATTCGCGACCTGGTCAACCTGCAACTGCCGGGCATTGGCCTGCTGCCGTTGCCGGTGGCGCCACGGCAGATCCCGTTCCATGCCGGCTCCACCTACTACGAGCTTGATCGTGGCAGCGAGCACTGGAAGCAACTGATGCACTCTGGCGGTTTCGCCTTCCATGTCGCCGGGGAGTTCCCGGGATTGAACCTGGCGTTCTGGGCCATCCGAGGATAA